Below is a window of Gossypium hirsutum isolate 1008001.06 chromosome A12, Gossypium_hirsutum_v2.1, whole genome shotgun sequence DNA.
tataaaaatagtagtaataataagaaAAGATGGTGATCTGGCTTAGCCTCTTCCCTCTTTTGCTTCACTCAAGATGAGAGACCTTTTTCCAGCTTCTAAAAAGATCATGAAATATGTACAGAATGTAGTTGGATTTGGTGCTAACTAGGATTGGGATGCGCTGCAAAGTAAGCTAAAGCACCAACAAATGGTGCATTGATGTAAGTAGTGGGCTCTGATTTCCTAAAATCAGCTCTATCATCGCCATAAACATCATCTTCTCCAGGCCCTCCCACTATTGCACCGACCAAAACATTCGGGTTAGGGTTGGTCGAATTAAAATAAATGGAACCGTCCTTGCAAGCAATGAACTCAGGATGATCTTTAACCGAGGGTAGTGAAGAGCCACGATGATGAATCCGTTGCGGGAAATAGTTGCTATAACCGACCATGTACGATAATCCCATCGGGTTCTCACCTAAGATGTAATCAACTTGTTTCTTTGCTTGCGTCCGAAGCAAAACCGGAGACACGAATTCGTTCCCGCAGTTGACGGTTTGTGAAGTCCGATCGAGGTATTTAGCGAAAACGAGGAGGATGAATGAAATGGTGGTAGCATGTTGTAAATTGCTGCCTCCGGGCTTGTAGATGAGGCCGCCAGGGGTATACTCGATATGGGATGAAGATGAATCGGGGATTAATGTGCACATGAAGCTATCAGCTGAGGCTTTGTATGATTCAAGAGTGTACATGTTTCCATCTAGCACTTCCTGAAAACAGGGGAACACCCTAAGTCAACATACAAACTACTGATTCAATGCTTGAaacttgaaagaaagaaagaaactgaGGGTTAACCTTGGAGACAAGAATGTTTAATCCAGCATGCTTATTGTCCCACCCAAATTCATTAATATTGTCATCAGCACCAAGGGTTTTCCCATTGTTTTCCAAGTAACTAAGGTAGGAATTGTCTTGTGAAGCCCTTCTTAACCATGCTGCTCCCCATAGCAATTCATCCTATGTAAATCACATAATCAAATTAAGCCAATTCGAATCTATTTTTACTAatgtttcttttaaattatttctacttACTTGGTATCCGCTAAAATCACAGTAAAATGGGCAGGCACCGTCCCTAATGTGAGCATTGTCACTATAAGCACCTCTAAAATTATCGGCAAATTGGAAAACCTGAACAGCATTCCCTAACAACGTATCCGCATATCCTGGGTCTACTGATCTGAACGCCATGGATGAAGCTGCGAGAGCGGCCGCCGTTTCACCTGCCACATCGGAAGCTGGGTTCGGTGCATCCACAGCGTAAACAGACCGGGCCGTGTCCATATCCTCCGGTCTTTCCCAACAGCTATGGTCTATATTTGGATCCCCAACCTTAAGTGGTAGCACAGATTGCGTGAGAAATGAGCGCGTGAGAGACGCTACACATCCTATCTATATGGAACATCAAGGACTATGGGGACCGATAAACTTGACCTATCCAATTCAATgtctttaaaaaagaaaaaaaagcttaaaaaagGAGACAATGGTCTTAGATTCCAACTTAGCATTAACAGTACACCCCAGCATCAAATATTAAACAACAACATCTAATTTCTTTATGTGTAATTATAGAGACGCACGTGATCTAATCTACCTTTTATGTATTTTACTACAAAAAATAAGCATTAGTTTTTTTTGTCTTTTCAACAGTTAAAACAAACATGGAATTCGATGTTTAATCTAATCTATCTTTCCCAAACTTGAGCTTTTGTTTTCTAAAGAGTAATACTGGCTCCCATGATCTCCAAACAAATGAGCATCCCAAGAAAGAAAAAGTGAGATTTGCAGAGGGAAATTTCGTTTGAAAACGACAACCATGATTGGAGCCATTACCTACGTAAATGGCAGTGAACTGAAGTTTCCAAATTGCCCTCGCCCAAACAGAAAGGACATAGGCAAAGTGAAGAGAGGCAGGCACTGGCAGAACAATAAAATTTAGGTGATTAATACCTGAACGAAAATCCGGTTAGTCTGAGACACAGTTTTGAGTAAATAATCAGTGGCCCAACGAATCGCCACAAGCGCATTCCTCAGCTCATTTGGAGGCATTAAATCTCCGAACTCAATCACACTCCAGGCCAACATTGTGGTGGTGAACGCCATTGGGAACCCGAACTTGACATTGTCACCAGCGTCGTAGTATCCGCCGGTTAAGTCCGTGTTGTACATCCACCCATCGCTCAATCCCGAGTTACCCCTCCATCCTATACGTTGATCTTGTGGCAAAAAACCCGAGCGTTGGCCTTCGAAAACAGAATGGATTTCGACAGTGCGTCGGCGTAGTCAAGGTAGCTGGATTCAACCAAAGGGGAAAACCCATGGAAAAAAATAAGATATAGGAAAAGAAGAGATGAGGGTCCCATGGCTTGGAAGTGGAACTGTGGTGGTGGTTCTTCCCTTTGAGGTTGgttttttgctttattttataATGCCAAATGTTAGCATTAGTAGGAAGGGAGGATTCACGAGGGTGAGTGAAGCAGCGCCGACACTGATTTGGGGTTTTGTCAGTGACGTTTCACATGCCCATCACAAAACGTGAGGAGTGTAAcaatttgcttgtaaacttaaaAGGCCAAAAGCAAAGCAGTGAAGAAGGGCAGGGGGCAGACCATGAAGGTcccttttttaattattataaaagagAAAGTGAAGAAGCTGAAACGGGGCTAATTATTCTACTCTCAATTTGAAGGATGTTTGCAACACCCGACGGTTTAATATTTCTTTAACTGCTAACTGCAACAATTTAAGGCCTTCTTTGGTGGCTGCCTCCACAatgtttattactatttttattttaaattgattataaaatCTTCTCCATATTTTTTTCAAGGCTTATgtataagaaaatatgaaaaaaattaaatttaataaatttaattctctatcattaataaaaaatttaataaagcCCTCTGTTAACTATTTTCATCATTAACCATGTTTACCACTAAAAACATTGACGAACTAATTAAAAGGTGACATGTATAgcttataatttaatctaatattttttcataaaaatattttaaaaattataaaaaaaaggaaaattataaaaattattaaaaattaaaaatatttttttaaaatgctattaaaattaatatatacttataaatattattaaaaaatctaataaaatttaataaattataaaaaattcataaaaatatttaaaatgtcataaaaacttttaaaattcttaaaacaattataataaatcattaaaaaatacttaaaatattaaaattgatataaacatataaaaattatcaaaaaaaaatcatcaaatttgaacTATATTGGATCACTCAGTTGAATCGGCTAGACTGAAATTGACTAGGGTACTAGTCTTGAGAAAGCCATTAGATTGGTTGACCTGAGAACTGAACGATTAAAccgttttttaaatattttttatgttttaatattttatttaattaaattaaactaattggTCGACCTGATAAACTGGTAGTCTGACCAATTCGACCACCGAtctaaatataccaaaaatacttaattttgattttttttcattaattttataaattttaattatccaACAATTAGCATATGTCAATATAAAACATTCCGACTAAGGTTTTCAGAATCGGACCAATGGTTGAACCGATCAGGCTATCAATTTGTCAATTCGACTGGTctatccaatttaattaaataaaatatcaaaaaataaaaaactggTTCAACCGCTCATCTCCTAGGTCAATCAATCTAATGACTTTCTTTGGACTAGTACCCTTGTCGGTTTTTGTTAAACTAGTCCTACCGATTGATTTGATcctatttatgtttttatgattttttttatatatttttataagtttataccaattttaagttttttaataacttttataattttcaataatttcttatgattttttataagtttttaagaatttttatatgtttttataagattttaaatattttaaatacattttattaattttataaaattttataatttattaacatttttataatattatattaattttgaataatattttaatatttaataattttcataattttgtcctgatattttatttatttttatgagaaaatattagattaaaccaGAAGCTACAACATGTCATCATCTAATTGGTTCGTCAGTTTTTTTAACGGAAACTGTTAACGAAAGAACttgattgaatttttattaaCAATAAGGACTTAATTGGGCGTGAATTCAATAcaaggacttaattgattttttcgtATTATCTTAAAGGCTTTTTAACATATAAgccttttttttaatacaatttgataatttaagaaataattaaggGTTGGTTGAGTTAtgtataaaagaaattatataaatttagaatattttatacaaaaaatacgttattaatataaattttcatatactGAAGGCCGACATACAATGTTCTTatgcattttaaatatattttattttctatatttcattaaaatttaattaagtgtTCAAATATGTTGTTTTAGTGGGATCTTATttgattctaaaaataataaatgctTAATACTTCTTTTGGCCCCTGTATTatagttaaattatcattttgatacttatactattttttattagtttagtCCCTGTGCTTTCATTTTGTATAATCCATTACCTCaattcaaattttgttttaaaacaatttaacCCAATCCATGTCACATTGCCACATGTCAAAAGagtaaaaaatacttaaataaaaaatcccaaaagttattaaaattataaaattatgaaaactaAAAAGTcacaaactatttttaaaaatcataaaaaaatattttttttataaattataagtaTGTGAaacttaaaaatgaattaaaattttcataaattttaaaaaaaatatttgtttggaaTTTAAGGTTTCTAGAAAAAtctagaaattatgaaattttttaagaattttatggttttctttttgcatttttatgaaaattttgatattttttaaaaggattttgagctttttagtaaaaaattactacaaaattcttaaaatatttcataaaaatataaaatattcttaaaaaagCCTAGAATTCAAaacaaacttttttaaaattttatgatttttaattttttttaagttttaaatacttataattttcaaaaataaattataatttttttattttttattttaagatgttttgggtttttttatttttttatctttaaaaaatttgtatgtgagttttgatttttattttttgacacGTGGGAAAGCGTCATTggttggtttaaattttttaacagaaatttGGGTTGAGataatggaattatagagttAAAGCGTAGGGgccaaattgattaaaaaataaaatataagttccaaattgatgaaaaatattacAGATAGCAACTAATAATTTAGAGAAGAATTCATACATTTATGCAAGAAAAATGATTAAGTAGGTACTTCCTACCACATCAGCTATTTGTCTCAACTAATAATTTAATGTCATATAGATATACTTTTTACGTGTAATTGTTGACCAATAAATTTTCCACATCAGCTATCTTCTTTCATCTTTCCCCCATCTTTGTCTCTCCTTCCACCCAAAAAGGGAAAAAATCGACCATGGAAggttttttttggctttttacgAATTTGaccttataaattttaaaaattatgaaaatgacctAATTTCAATATTAATTATGGGAATGACATGATTTTTACAGTGAACTTGTATGTTGCCACTTTCTCAGGCTGCACCACCCTAAAAATTCCCTCAATCAAGCTTTAatcattacaaaaaataaaaaataaaatctttttttaGTGTCGCCTAACAAATTGGCAGCATCGGACTGAAGACATTCAGGGACCTAATAAAGAAATTACCCTTTTTAGATTGGCTGAAAAAAACGCCACTTGAGGTATGCTGCACAAATTAAACTTTTTTGTCTATTTGCATATTAGGTCTATctcttttgaaattaaatttaaatagtccTTAAAAgatataagaataacaaaaataaacctttatcatttttttattttttcaaaaacaaaaaaaaacatatatatatttcttatttaaattacccaaatatatccataaaaaaatttgctccaatttatctaaatttaaacGTTTTCGATTAATTCCCCGacatatttgaatttatataaaattgaacaaaattttcgagggatttattgaataatttaaataataattttatatcattttttaagtttattatttttaaaaaagattaaaaaaatgagaagggtttttttttgttattcttatatcTTTTAAggattctttaaattaaattttaaaagaagatAAACCTAACATACAAATAGATCAAAAGTTTAATTTAATGCAGTCATACTCTCATATGGCACCCTTTTTTAAGCTAATCTAAAAAGCATAATTACTTCGTCAAGTCCTTGAACGTTTTACTCCTACATGCTTCAGTCCGGTGTCGCCAATTTATTAAGCACcacaaaaaatttattatttattttattttttaataattaaagaataATTAGGAGGATTTTTATGGTGATGCTGAAAAATTTACTATGAAAATCAAGTTATTTTCatccatttcataatttttttaaatttatagttCAGATTTTTTTCCCAATTTGTTTCCTACATAAAATTGTTGGTACACGTTTCCttatgattaaaataattaaaaataacttttaatttatttatttatttgctttcacgattgttttgtttttaagccaaatttgtattaataaaagaaaataagttAACCTCAAGGCTGTTCGTACTTTTGATTACATTCGGTGGCAAAACAGGGGTTCGCAAGTGCTGGGCaccataaaatgaaaatttttatatgatttttttaaattttaaattaataaaaataaaattgtattttagccctttaaaaatataaaaattaatttaattaattaaaatttataaagatataatctattaaaatgatgaaattatatttttttattataaaatttataatctaatttcaaccctaaaaaattttctgatttcATCTTGGATTACATCTTAATATTGGATTAACATGTAAACAcgaaattgaaaggaaaaaacAAATTACAAAGTTGAAGGTGATTTTATGAGTTATTACTTAAAGAGCAAAAGTAGaattattaaagcattagaagtgaagcttgaaagaaaaaaagaaaagagctaGAAAAGCAAGCAAACATGGGTTAGTGAAATGGAAGTGGGGCATTCCGAATGTGTACATGGCTTAAGACTTAAGAGAGAGTGAGGAGAAATAACAATATTCTTATCCCTTACCCAAAGGCAACTATCGCCAAAAGTGGCGGTGCTGCTTTGATAAAATTGATGGACTCGCTAGAACCTTTATTTTGACTAATAATAAGCAGAGATTACTGATTGTGACTGGTGTTTTACTAAACAAAAATGATTGTGACAGCTGAAAATCATTTTCCTTGAAGCAATAGAAATGAAAAAGCTGCAACACAAGTTGATGAGCAATTAAACGCCCCACGTTTCAGGGATGATGAGTTTTCGGATAATGGATGTAACTatgttttatattcttttaaattaaagtttaaaacattttaatatctTAATCTAGAAAACTTTATATTTAAATACCACTTGGAAGCCTTATCCAGCTTATCTTTTTGGTTCTTGCGAAGCTCCTTTTTGGCGGGGGCGGGTGAATTTGCCATTGGTTCAAGCAACAGAGTTTTACCAGCTTCGTTGAGGGGAAAAATTAACATTGGCATATGATATGAATTATATGATAGTAACTCATCTCAGACAACTCCACATACCAACCTCATCAATATTTTGCAGTTGATTAACACAATGTGGATGGGGTAGTTGTAATTAAAGGTCAGCATTTCATCAAATATAATCAAGTAGGTAAGTtatattttgtcattttaaattaatttgaaaaaaattttaaattaaaattttgagttgagtttaattaaataaatttgtttgagttaaattaaaaaaattaatgtgtcaaattattttttttgacgATATGATTATATTCCAAGctctatatatttgaaaactctttCAAATGATAAATTTGTTTTGATAGTTCACTTGTTTAAGTCATTGATTCATTTGGTTggaatctaaaatttttatgtttggtTGATGGAATATAAGATTATCTAAAAGCATGTTTTATTAATTTGCTCTCAATTATTAATTAGAGTTAATTACACTTGACATCCAGAAACCCTTATTCTAAATTGGTTCCTAAACTTCAAAACTATAATACTCCATACCTGATCTGGTCATTAGATCTGAGTTACAGGATGCTACCACAGAAAACAGAGAATATCACATGCAATTCAGacttaaaatcaattaatcatttcaTAATCCATACAAAACATGACTTATGAACTAATCTGAGTTCTAaccgagcttacgaaagctctaaaacAAGTTCAAAA
It encodes the following:
- the LOC107927988 gene encoding endoglucanase 24-like precursor (The RefSeq protein has 1 substitution, 1 frameshift compared to this genomic sequence) → MRPSSLLFLYLIFFHGFSPLVESSYLDYADALSKSILFFEGQRSGFLPQDQRIGWRGNSGLSDGWMYNTDLTGGYYDAGDNVKFGFPMAFTTTMLAWSVIEFGDLMPPNELRNALVAIRWATDYLLKTVSQTNRIFVQVGDPNIDHSCWERPEDMDTARSVYAVDAPNPASDVAGETAAALAASSMAFRSVDPGYADTLLGNAVQVFQFADNFRGAYSDNAHIRDGACPFYCDFSGYQDELLWGAAWLRRASQDNSYLSYLENNGKTLGADDNINEFGWDNKHAGLNILVSKEVLDGNMYTLESYKASADSFMCTLIPDSSSSHIEYTPGGLIYKPGGSNLQHATTISFILLVFAKYLDRTSQTVNCGNEFVSPVLLRTQAKKQVDYILGENPMGLSYMVGYSNYFPQRIHHRGSSLPSVKDHPEFIACKDGSIYFNSTNPNPNVLVGAIVGGPGEDDVYGDDRADFRKSEPTTYINAPFVGALAYFAAHPNPS